One segment of Phragmites australis chromosome 13, lpPhrAust1.1, whole genome shotgun sequence DNA contains the following:
- the LOC133889166 gene encoding glutathione S-transferase T3-like, with amino-acid sequence MDSFLDLMSDPNIEDNGPYWDDSQFASPLEEQQTPHVEAGASQKAKKARSKNFSVKEDNMLVSAWLEVSLDAIQGNEQSRATYWQRITDYFHEHKDFASDRNSNSLQHRWSVILEGVNRFCGCYVQIQNRRQSGVTEQDKVMHACELYKSKDPKGRSFGLLHCWNILQHEQKWKDRCGEKKQKTSTTGSPLSSPGTNESHLEVDGEGHTSEPVVRPVGRKAEKERQRRGKNPISSGDNLYMEAMENLWAKKKEAEALKEVAKKERNDERLALEKKKIELKEQDIELRRRIEDDKVMNMDLSAMSERQRHYYTRLQDEIIARLFGTGSG; translated from the exons ATGGATAGTTTTTTGGATTTGATGAGTGATCCAAACATTGAAGACAATGGACCGTATTGGGATGATAGTCAATTTGCAAGCCCACTTGAGGAGCAACAAACGCCACATGTAGAAGCTGGTGCATCCCAAAAAGCAAAAAAGGCTAGATCAAAAAATTTCAGTGTAAAAGAAGACAACATGTTGGTGTCGGCATGGCTAGAAGTTAGTTTGGATGCTATACAAGGGAATGAACAATCACGTGCTACGTATTGGCAAAGAATTACTGATTATTTTCATGAGCACAAGGACTTTGCATCTGATCGTAATTCCAATTCTCTACAGCATCGTTGGTCTGTCATACTAGAAGGTGTTAACCGATTTTGTGGATGTTATGTTCAGATTCAAAACAGGAGGCAAAGCGGGGTGACAGAACAAGATAAG gtaatgcatgcatgtgaattgtaTAAGTCAAAAGATCCGAAAGGCAGATCGTTCGGATTGTTGCATTGTTGGAATATCTTGCAGCACGAGCAAAAGTGGAAGGATAGGTGCGGCGAGAAAAAACAGAAGACATCCACCACTGGAAGTCCATTGTCCAGTCCTGGGACCAATGAGAGTCATCTAGAGGTTGATGGGGAGGGTCATACTTCAGAGCCCGTGGTTAGGCCAGTAGGTAGGAAGGCGGAGAAAGAGCGACAGCGGCGAGGTAAAAATCCCATTTCTTCTGGAGATAATCTTTACATGGAAGCGATGGAAAACTTGTGGGCTAAGAAGAAAGAGGCAGAAGCCTTGAAAGAGGTTGCAAAAAAAGAGCGCAATGATGAAAGACTTGcacttgagaagaaaaagattgaaCTGAAGGAACAAGATATTGAGTTAAGGAGAAGGATTGAAGATGATAAGgtgatgaatatggatcttagTGCTATGAGTGAGCGACAACGACATTACTATACACGCTTGCAGGATGAGATCATTGCTCGGCTGTTTGGCACAGGCTCGGGTTGA